The DNA region GCCCGGTAGTGAACCCGGGCCGACGGGACCCCCGCGCGTTAGACAATTTGTATACGCCCATCCATGGGCCCCGAGAAAGGATCACCACCATGGCAAATTCGCCTCAAGCCAAGAAACGCGCCCGCCAGAACGAGCGTCGCTTTGCCATCAACAAAGCCCGCCGCTCCCGCATCCGGACGCATTTGCGGACCGTTGAAGAAGCGATCGCGTCCGGCGACCAGGCCGCAGCGACAGCAGCTTTGAAAGCCGCCCAGCCCGAGATGATGCGCGGTGTGACCAAGGGTGTCATGCACAAGAATACCGCGGCGCGTAAAATGTCGCGCCTGTCCTCGCGGGTTAAAGCGCTCGGCGCATAAGCGCTTCCAGCCAAACCCTACGTTGAAGGCGCTCCATCACCGGGGCGCCTTTTTTGCATCCAAATTTGCGTGCCGTCTCAAGGCTATAATCGACGCGCTAAGATTCGATTTAAGGAAGGTTAAGAGTCAAGCGCGAAGACATGTTGCGAGGTCGACGCGACTCCCGATAACTTAGCCCCAGCGAGTCAGACGCCTTGGGG from Jannaschia sp. CCS1 includes:
- the rpsT gene encoding 30S ribosomal protein S20 is translated as MANSPQAKKRARQNERRFAINKARRSRIRTHLRTVEEAIASGDQAAATAALKAAQPEMMRGVTKGVMHKNTAARKMSRLSSRVKALGA